Proteins from a single region of Fimbriimonadales bacterium:
- a CDS encoding GIY-YIG nuclease family protein: MTKSQGFSVRIFMPSGDPEGLRIVEKSNWTGQGIVFPRSLFTEARTRPELKRTGVYVLWGPAESGGLPLVYVGEGDVVLPRLEQHFKQKDFWTHAAVFTSKDHNLNKAHVQYLEARLISLASEAKRAELDNATVPQLPALSEADAADAEAFLNDLLLCLPVVGVSLFEKAKAGTTKAGDLFLKAKGIDARGVDSPEGFVVRAGSQAVKDEVPSIHAYLTELRKSLLVQGVLKEADACYVFTQDYTFDSPSTAAGVILGRSANGRVEWKDSKGHTLKEIQEAEVSGP; this comes from the coding sequence ATGACGAAGTCACAAGGTTTCTCGGTACGCATCTTTATGCCCTCAGGAGATCCGGAAGGACTGCGCATTGTTGAAAAGTCGAATTGGACTGGGCAGGGAATCGTCTTTCCCCGCTCACTCTTCACCGAGGCGCGGACGCGGCCGGAGCTCAAGCGCACTGGCGTCTATGTGCTGTGGGGTCCGGCCGAATCGGGCGGGCTGCCGCTGGTTTATGTGGGGGAAGGGGATGTTGTGCTGCCACGGTTGGAACAGCATTTCAAGCAGAAGGACTTTTGGACGCACGCGGCCGTGTTCACGAGCAAGGACCATAACCTGAACAAGGCGCATGTCCAATACCTCGAAGCACGGTTAATCTCTCTCGCCAGCGAAGCCAAGCGCGCGGAGCTGGACAACGCCACCGTTCCGCAGTTGCCCGCGTTGTCGGAGGCCGACGCAGCCGATGCGGAGGCATTCCTCAACGACCTGTTACTGTGTCTGCCGGTTGTGGGCGTGAGTCTGTTCGAGAAGGCCAAAGCCGGCACGACAAAGGCGGGGGATCTGTTCCTGAAGGCCAAGGGGATTGACGCGCGCGGCGTGGATAGTCCCGAAGGCTTCGTCGTCCGCGCTGGATCGCAGGCAGTCAAGGACGAAGTGCCATCCATCCATGCCTACCTCACTGAACTGAGGAAGTCCTTGCTTGTGCAGGGAGTCCTGAAAGAGGCGGACGCTTGCTACGTGTTTACCCAGGATTACACCTTCGATTCGCCGTCTACGGCTGCGGGCGTAATCCTCGGGCGGTCGGCGAATGGCAGGGTAGAGTGGAAAGATTCCAAAGGTCACACGCTCAAAGAGATCCAAGAGGCAGAGGTCAGCGGGCCATGA
- a CDS encoding transposase, translated as MRYDPQKHHRRSIRLKGYDYSQPGAYFVTIVSQDRECLFGDVVDGEMRMNDAGRMVQKWWAELNRKFPVVQTDEYIVMPNHFHGIIAIVNEPVGADLRVRPNETGAHRGQLGAHHDQLGAHIGAPLPKIVQWFKTMTTNEYIRHVKNDGWPTYRGRLWQRNYYEHIIRNEKSLNRIREYIINNPLQWELDRENPNVRETMEAPDIGRPRGVAPTGNEPWRI; from the coding sequence ATGAGATACGATCCGCAAAAACACCACCGCCGCAGTATCCGCCTGAAGGGATACGATTATTCCCAGCCGGGGGCATATTTTGTCACCATCGTTTCACAAGATCGGGAATGTTTGTTTGGGGATGTGGTGGATGGCGAAATGCGGATGAATGACGCAGGGCGTATGGTGCAAAAATGGTGGGCAGAATTGAATCGTAAATTTCCGGTCGTTCAAACGGATGAATACATTGTTATGCCCAACCATTTCCATGGAATTATCGCGATTGTGAACGAACCCGTAGGGGCGGACCTACGTGTCCGCCCCAATGAAACGGGCGCACATCGTGGCCAATTGGGCGCACATCATGATCAATTGGGCGCACACATAGGTGCGCCCCTACCGAAAATTGTTCAATGGTTCAAAACCATGACGACCAATGAATACATCCGTCATGTCAAAAACGATGGTTGGCCGACGTATCGCGGACGGTTGTGGCAACGCAATTATTACGAACACATCATCCGCAACGAAAAATCCTTGAATCGCATCCGGGAATACATCATCAACAATCCCTTGCAATGGGAATTGGACCGGGAAAATCCAAATGTACGGGAAACCATGGAGGCACCGGACATAGGGCGACCACGTGGGGTCGCCCCAACAGGAAATGAACCATGGCGCATCTGA